The Coffea arabica cultivar ET-39 chromosome 6e, Coffea Arabica ET-39 HiFi, whole genome shotgun sequence genome contains the following window.
aaactcttggagtaccttccaagtagcgcctttctttaacatCTTTGGTTAGATGATACCAGTGATCAATCAGGGTGTAACTCAAACTTCTTTGCACCTCTTGACATTTCTGGCGAATCCAAATTGCGATTGATTACAACCTTCAAAGTATCTCTACCATTTAATTCAAACTTTTGCCGTATGAAAGGGTCAATTACATCTATAACAAAAACAGAATGTGCCTCACTGGAACATTTAATGGGAtcacaaatattgaattttattatttcaccatcaaattccattgtCAAGGTTCCTGAATaaacatcaatttttgttttagatGTTATTAAAAATGGTCTGCCTAACAAAATTGGGGgtgaaacagaaaaatcatcatccCTATCCAACACATAGAAATCTGCAGGAAAAACCAATTTATCAACTTGAACTAGAATATCCTCTAACACCCCATCAGGATATGCATTAGACCTATCAGCAAGTTGCATAATGACACTCGTTTCTTCTAAGGGTCCAAGATTCAGAGAATTATAAATGGAACGAGGCATGATATTTATTGCAGCTCCTAAATCTATCAATGCTTTTTCGACCTTAACATTCCCTATTTTGCAAGGAACAGTAAATATACCTGGATCCTTATATTTAGGAGGCAATTTCTGTTGTAAAACCGCTGAAACATTTTCTCCCATATAAATCTTTTCAAAACCCTTTAACTTTTTCTTAGTGGTGCACAATTCTCTAAGAAATTTCGCATATTGTGGAATTTATTTAATGGCATTGAGAAGAGGAATATTTACCTCAACTTTGCGAAAAATGTCAAAAACTTCTTGCTCTTGCTCTTCCTTCTTGGATTTTGCAAATCGACTGGGAAATGGAGGAGGAGGTGTCACCACTACTGACTATTCATCTCTGAATTTTTGCTGCGGCACATCTTTAGGTTTGGgtgccacttttttttttctcaatagCCTCCTCAATGGCCTGCTCAGAAATTCTCTGACTGGGTTGTGGCAACTCTTTGTCATTTTTCAATGTAATTGCACTCACATTTTGCTTGGGGTTAATAATAGTCTGTGAAGGCAATTTTCCTGAATCTTGAGACTCCCATCGATTAAATGCAGCTGCTAGTTGGCCCACTTGATTCTCCAGATTTTGAATACTAGTTCTCATCTCCTGTTGAAATTGTTGTGCATTAGTAGCTAATGATTTAACAATTTCTTCAAGTGATGTACCTGATTTTGAAACCGGTTGCTGTTGTGAATTTGCGGGCCTAGGCTGATATTGCTGTTGGTGAAATCCCGGTGGCCTTGGAGCATAACTGAAATTTGGATGATCCTTCCACCCTGGATTGTAGGTGTTTGAATAAGGATCATAGCGCATTTGAGGTGGACCAGGAAATCTGCCAACTGCATTCACATATTCATTTGGATCATCTTGTAGTGTGGGACACATATCAGTATGATGGCTAGAAGCATAGCAGATTCCACATGTTTTGGCTTGCTGAACCTGTCTGACAACCAACTTTTCCACCAAAGAGGTTAGAGAATCTAATTACTGTTCAATAGAGGAAATACTCACCTCATTGACTTTTCTAGGATCATAGTCCTATCTCTCACCAAATTGTTGACCATTGGCTGCCATGCTTGAAATTATCCTTCTCGCTTCCGTTGGTGTTTTATTCACCAATGCTCCTCCACTGGCTGCGTTAATGATTTTCCTATCTGTTGCTGATAATCCCTCGTAAAAATATTGAATGAGAAGTTGATCAGGGATTTGATGGTGAGGACAACTTGCACATAACTGTTTGAACCTTTCCCAATACTCGTGCAATGTCTCTCCATTAAATTGTCTAATCCCACAGATATCTTTCCTAATGCTTGCAGCTCGAGAAGCAGgaaaaaatttctcaagaaattgCTGCTTCATATCAGTCCACGTGGTAATTGATCCAGAGGGCAAATAATAGAGCCAATCCTTAGCTTTATCGGCTAAAGAAAATGGAAAGGCTCTTAATTTTATTTGCTCCTCCGTGATTCCTTGGGACTTCATGGTTGAGCATACCACATGAAATTCCTTGAGGTGCTTGTGAGGATCTTCACCTGCAAGTCCACGAAAAGATGGAAGTAAGTGAATTAATCCAGATTTCAATTCAAATGGTACTTCTAAAATAGGATATGTTATGCAAAGAGGTTGTTGATTTAAATCTGGTGTAGCTAGCTCTCTCAAGGTTCTCTCGTCCGCCATGGTTTCAATCTCCTCTTCAGATTCACTAGAAGGTTCAACCAAGTTAGACGACCTTGCTTGttgcttagtttttttttttcagtataCGTGCTGTCTTCTCTATCTCAGGATCGTATTGCAattcacctgtacgagaagatcgaggcataaactagcaacagaataaaaaagaaaataaaaataaaaatcaaagaaaataaattaataaggcaccagtccccggcaacggcgccaaaatttgTTGGCTTGTTAGaccagcaaaaataaaagtttcTACTCAAAAAATATGAATTCGAGCAtagtggtgagtagggtcgtatccacagggactgggtgatttatttctttgtgaAAAATGGGGGATCAGGAGAAATTAACTAAATAGCTcatttgaataaaaataaagacagtatcacaaattaaataaaactaaaccaaGAATAGGCAACACTCTAGTTGAAGGTCTAATTTACACTTTGGTTCAtttaactgatcatcgatgcaaaggtgAAATCACTTAGTCATAAATAAATTGATTATGGTTGTCAACACGCTCTGACAACCTGCCTTTTCTTATTGTTTCAATAACCACAACACGTTCTGTGGCTATTTCTCTTGCCAATTAAGCAATCCTAAACAAGCTCTTAGGATTTAACCTATTGatagcattaataattagagaaGCTACCAattctaaccaacaaacacacaagcTCGGTTCATTTAAGTTAGATTATATATTCCCGTGACATAGATTCGAAAGTTTCTTTTACAATCAAATTATATCACACGCCACAGATACTAAAaccatcaaacaattacggatttgatattttagatgGCACTAGACTATTTTGACAATTAAATATTGATCAGGTATTTAACTATAGAAAATAATCATAATCATGAATGCACAAAGAACATATAAATACTCATAAATAAGTGAAGCAAACAAATCAagttagatctcacagtataGTCGAACCAAAGCTTCAATTATCcttcaacaagaaaagaaattagccatTCCTCATGGTAGATTTGCGACCAAAACTAAATTAGGGTTCTTGCTTTGTCGAagagagaaagaggaaaaagaattaTAGCCTACGTCTGTTTTCTCCCCTATTAATAAGGATGGGCTCCCCTTTTCCGTCTAGGACTCCTACTTAAACTAAACTAACCAACCAAGACCTATCAATTGGTTTCCAAAATAAATTACATCAAGTCATAACGCCTCAAGATCTCCAATTCCGTGACTAATATGTAAAACCATGGGCAGCAACCGGCTTTTTGATCAATTGACAGATTGATCTCATGTCCTGCGAACTCTTGACTACCTTGTCAAATAAGCGTGGGCACGCTTAACAGACTGGAGTCTTCTAGACATAGATCTTTAGAATCACAACTTCGCGTTTGACAAAGCGTGGGCACGCTTAACAAGACGTCTTCTGGAAAGTCGACTTTTAATGCGCCTTTTACTTCATTCTCACCAACAATTCCTAAAAACAATACCAAAATTCAAAtatgagtgaaatttatcgatTAACACCATATTTTAGCAAAATAAAGGGGAAAATATTCACCAATTATATGCACAATTAGCCACTTAACAATGCTTTTGATAAGATTTGTACATTGGATCttcatttaaatatatatatatatagactttACCacttgctttgttttaatttgataactaaatattttttaagtAAACTTGTTTATTTTTCATTGTACAATTAATCCTTTTAACTTTTAAACTGATGATAGGGTGCATTTTAGTGAGATATTTTGGGTAGTATTACACAATTCTTTGATTAAATATTGCATTAGTTGGGTGGATTCTACTGATATTTTGTGTTGGTGTTATTTGCAGGAAATAGTGAAGAAAATGTGCTAAAAATCAACATTCCAGGACTTCTTGACATTTAGGCGTGCTCACACCTAACTCTAGCCCTCAGAGCCGGATTACCTTGGTTCGTCGCACGTGGGGCACTTTAAGAAGGGAGTAAAGCAGCGGACTACAACTTCGGGAAGCAGTGGGGTCCGCTTAAGAAGCTGAAGAAATTAAATTGTAAtagattttcttttattttagggAG
Protein-coding sequences here:
- the LOC140009954 gene encoding uncharacterized protein, coding for MGENVSAVLQQKLPPKYKDPGIFTVPCKIGNVKVEKALIDLGAAINIMPRSIYNSLNLGPLEETSVIMQLADRSNAYPDGVLEDILVQVDKLVFPADFYVLDRDDDFSVSPPILLGRPFLITSKTKIDVYSGTLTMEFDGEIIKFNICDPIKCSSEAHSVFVIDVIDPFIRQKFELNGRDTLKVVINRNLDSPEMSRGAKKFELHPD